The Micromonospora siamensis genome contains the following window.
CTCTGCGTGGCCCGCAACGACCGGTGGGGTCGGACGTACGAGTCGTTCGGCGAGACGCCGGACATCCCGTCGAGCATGACCACCTTCGTCACCGGGTTGCAGGGCGCCACCCTGGGCGGCCCGACCTCGGTGCTGGCCACCGCCAAGCACTACCTCGGCGACGGCGGCACCACCGGCGGCGACGACCAGGGCGACACCGCGCTGAGCGAGGCCGACCTGCGGGCCATCCACCTGCCGCCGTTCCAGGCCGCGATCCAGCGCAGCGTCGGTTCGGTGATGATCTCCTACAGCAGCTGGAACGGGGTGAAGCTGCACGGCAACGCGTACCTGATCAACACCTTGCTGAAGGGCGAGTTGGGCTTCACCGGGTTCGTGGTCTCCGACTGGAACGGCATCGACCAGATCGACGGCGCGTCCGGCTTCACCGCCGCCGAGGTCACCGCCGCGATCAACGCCGGCATCGACATGGTCATGGTCCCGACCGCCTGGAAGACCTTCGTCAGCACGCTCCGCGCCGAGGTGCAGAACGGGCACGTCGCGCTCAGCCGGATCGACGACGCCAACCGGCGCATCCTCACCAAGAAGTTCGAGCTGGGGCTCTTCGAGCGGCCGTACACCGACCGGAGCCTCACCCCGACGGTCGGCGACGCCGCGCACCGGGCGCTGGCCCGGCAGGCGGTCCGCGAGTCGCAGGTGCTGCTGAAGAACTCGGGCGGGGTGCTGCCGCTGGCCCGGGACAACAACAAGATCTTCGTCGCCGGCAAGAACGCCGACAACATCGGTAACCAGAGCGGCGGCTGGACCATCTCCTGGCAGGGCTCGTCGGGGAACATCACCCCGGGCACCAGCGTCCTGCAGGGCATCCGGGCCGCCGTCGGTCCCACCTCGACGGTCACCTACAACCAGCGCGGCACCGGCATCGACGCCAGCTACCGGGCCGCGATCGCGGTGGTCGGCGAGACCCCGTACGCCGAGGGCCAGGGTGACCGGACCGGCAGCATGAGCCTGGACCGCGACGACCTACGGACCATCTCCACGCTGCGCAAGGCGGGCGTGCCGGTGATCGTGGTGCTGGCGTCCGGCCGCCCGCTCGACGTCGCCGCGGAGCTGCCCAACTGGAACGCGCTGCTCGCGTCGTGGCTGCCCGGCACCGAGGGCGCCGGCGTCGCCGACGTGCTCTTCGGCGGGTACGCGCCCACCGGCAAACTGCCGATGACCTGGATGAACTCGGTCAGCCAGCAGCCGATCAACGCAGGCGACGGGCAGGTCCCGCTCTTTCCGCAGGGCTATGGACTGACCTGGTGACCCGCCCCGGGGGAGGGTGCCGGCCCTCCCCCGGCCCGTCACACCACCAGCGCGGGAACGGTGGCCGGCCGGGCGTCGGGGGCGGGCAGCTGCCGGTCGTGCCAACGGCTGAGCAGCGCCAGCGAGGTGACCGCGCCGACCAGGGCGAGGAACATGTCCCACTGGGTGTCCCAGACGTCGCCCTGGGTGGCCAGGAAGTCGTCGGCGGCGGACCCGCCGGCCACCGCCGCCCACCACTCGATCATCTCGAAGAAGGCGCTGAACGCCAGGCAGGCGCAGACCGTCAACGGGGCGAGCCACCGGCTGCCGCGCAGCGGCGAGCGGCGGACCAGGATCTCCCGGACCAGGATCGCCGGGACGAAGCCCTGGGCGAAGTGACCGAGCCGGTCGTACGGGTTGCGGGACAGGTCGAGCGCGTCGCGCACCCAGTCGCCCAGCGGGGTGCGCGCGTAGGTCCAGTGCCCGCCCGCGACGAGGATCAGCGCGTGCACGGCCAGCAGGCAGCAGAGCAGCGTGGTCAGCGGGAACCGCCGCCAGGTCACCAGCACCAGCGGCACCCCGACGATCACCCAGACCGTCTCCAGCAGCCAGGTCAGCCGGTCGTACGGGTCGATGCCGGAGACCACGAGCGCGACCAGGACCAGCCCCAGCAGGAGCTTCGGAACCACCGCGCGTGCTCTTGCCACCGTGGACCGTCCCTCCGTGCCGTGCCCGGCCGCG
Protein-coding sequences here:
- a CDS encoding glycoside hydrolase family 3 protein, with translation MTRHHRRRVRRPLSLALLLLAVTALVAPTSATAAALPYQDPTLPVATRVADLLSRMTLDEKIGQMTQAERGSVTNADLTTYRLGSILSGGGSAPSPNTATGWADMYDGFQRAALATPLAIPMIYGVDAVHGHNNVYGATIFPHNIGLGATRDPALVQQIGQAVAEEVSGTGIDWDFAPCLCVARNDRWGRTYESFGETPDIPSSMTTFVTGLQGATLGGPTSVLATAKHYLGDGGTTGGDDQGDTALSEADLRAIHLPPFQAAIQRSVGSVMISYSSWNGVKLHGNAYLINTLLKGELGFTGFVVSDWNGIDQIDGASGFTAAEVTAAINAGIDMVMVPTAWKTFVSTLRAEVQNGHVALSRIDDANRRILTKKFELGLFERPYTDRSLTPTVGDAAHRALARQAVRESQVLLKNSGGVLPLARDNNKIFVAGKNADNIGNQSGGWTISWQGSSGNITPGTSVLQGIRAAVGPTSTVTYNQRGTGIDASYRAAIAVVGETPYAEGQGDRTGSMSLDRDDLRTISTLRKAGVPVIVVLASGRPLDVAAELPNWNALLASWLPGTEGAGVADVLFGGYAPTGKLPMTWMNSVSQQPINAGDGQVPLFPQGYGLTW
- a CDS encoding DUF2238 domain-containing protein; this encodes MVPKLLLGLVLVALVVSGIDPYDRLTWLLETVWVIVGVPLVLVTWRRFPLTTLLCCLLAVHALILVAGGHWTYARTPLGDWVRDALDLSRNPYDRLGHFAQGFVPAILVREILVRRSPLRGSRWLAPLTVCACLAFSAFFEMIEWWAAVAGGSAADDFLATQGDVWDTQWDMFLALVGAVTSLALLSRWHDRQLPAPDARPATVPALVV